A stretch of the uncultured Bacteroides sp. genome encodes the following:
- the rhaB gene encoding rhamnulokinase — protein MENKNFFAVDLGATSGRTILGTVKEGAIELRELTRFPNNIIEANGHFYWDIYALYQEILNGLKVVAKEKIEITSIGIDTWGVDFVCIGKDGEILRNPYSYRDTHTVGAPEEFFKKMPREKVYGLTGIQIMNFNSLFQLATIQKNNSSVLPITDKILFIPDALSYMLTGKMVTEYTFASTSQMLNPETKQFEPELLDAVGIKKELFNDIVYPGTLVGTLTESVKEQTGLGNIPVIAVAGHDTASAVAAVPAENKNFAYLSSGTWSLMGIESDKPIINKESFELNFTNEGGVEGTIRFLKNICGMWLLERCRKEWARDTDYSYTELIDAALAAPAFKCLINPDAPCFANPVSMIEAIKNYCVKTNQPVPETYGEITRCIFESLSLRYRQVLESLQKMATYPIEKLHVIGGGSKNNLLNSFTANALGIEVIAGPSEATAIGNVMLQAKAAGLVPDIQQMRELIRKSVAVSVFTPADKELWEGAYADFLKVYREDI, from the coding sequence ATGGAAAACAAAAACTTTTTTGCCGTTGATTTAGGTGCGACCAGTGGACGTACAATTCTGGGCACAGTTAAAGAAGGTGCAATTGAACTTAGAGAACTAACCCGCTTTCCTAATAATATTATAGAAGCAAATGGGCATTTCTATTGGGATATTTATGCTCTTTATCAAGAGATTCTTAATGGATTAAAGGTTGTTGCTAAGGAGAAAATCGAAATTACTTCTATTGGTATTGATACCTGGGGCGTTGATTTCGTTTGTATCGGTAAAGATGGTGAAATACTTCGTAATCCTTATAGCTACAGAGATACTCATACTGTTGGCGCTCCTGAAGAGTTCTTCAAGAAAATGCCACGTGAAAAGGTATATGGTTTGACTGGTATCCAGATTATGAACTTTAATTCATTGTTCCAGTTGGCAACCATTCAAAAGAACAATTCCTCTGTATTACCTATTACAGATAAAATATTGTTTATTCCTGATGCCTTGTCATATATGCTAACAGGTAAGATGGTTACTGAATATACTTTTGCATCAACATCTCAGATGCTGAATCCTGAAACAAAGCAGTTTGAACCTGAATTGTTGGATGCGGTAGGTATTAAGAAAGAGCTATTCAATGATATTGTTTATCCTGGAACATTGGTTGGCACATTAACAGAATCAGTTAAGGAACAAACCGGACTTGGAAATATTCCTGTGATAGCTGTTGCTGGTCACGATACAGCTTCTGCAGTTGCTGCAGTTCCTGCTGAAAATAAGAACTTTGCTTATTTAAGTTCAGGTACCTGGTCGTTGATGGGTATTGAATCTGATAAGCCAATTATCAATAAAGAAAGTTTTGAACTAAATTTCACTAATGAAGGTGGTGTTGAAGGAACTATCCGTTTCTTGAAGAATATCTGCGGAATGTGGTTATTGGAACGTTGCCGTAAAGAGTGGGCACGTGATACTGATTATTCTTATACTGAATTAATTGATGCTGCATTAGCTGCTCCGGCTTTCAAATGCCTTATTAACCCAGATGCTCCTTGTTTCGCTAACCCGGTTTCCATGATTGAGGCTATAAAGAACTATTGCGTGAAAACCAATCAGCCTGTTCCTGAAACATATGGTGAAATTACCCGCTGTATTTTTGAAAGTTTGTCATTAAGATATCGTCAGGTATTGGAAAGCTTGCAAAAGATGGCAACTTATCCTATTGAAAAATTACATGTTATAGGTGGCGGTTCAAAGAACAATCTTTTAAACTCGTTCACAGCAAATGCATTAGGCATTGAAGTAATAGCTGGCCCATCTGAAGCAACTGCTATTGGAAATGTGATGCTACAGGCTAAAGCAGCAGGTCTTGTTCCTGACATTCAACAGATGCGCGAATTAATCCGTAAATCTGTTGCAGTTAGTGTCTTTACTCCTGCTGATAAAGAATTGTGGGAAGGGGCTTATGCCGATTTCCTGAAAGTATACAGAGAAGATATTTAA
- a CDS encoding RNA-binding protein, whose translation MGAAGNKKPKKGADKPKVKSEYQLEKATEGSGKHKKEKQ comes from the coding sequence ATGGGAGCTGCAGGAAACAAAAAGCCTAAAAAAGGGGCTGACAAACCAAAAGTTAAATCAGAGTATCAATTGGAAAAAGCTACTGAAGGTAGTGGCAAGCACAAAAAAGAAAAGCAGTAA
- a CDS encoding glycosyl hydrolase, whose translation MMIKRILLISSFASLGIYSTAQEVAWPNITTEAKPAARWWWLGSAVDEQNLTYNLEEYSRAGMGTMEITPIYGVKGNEAHDLKFLSPVWMKMLRHTESEAKRCGMQMDMNTGTGWPFGGPEVSIEDAASKVFFEEYKLNGGEQLKATIQVSDEKQRSIAPLYRLMAFSQKGERKDITSKVDKQGRLNWTAPAGQWRLIAVFNGKTLQKVKRAAPGGEGYVMNHFSYKAVANYLHRFDKAFAETKTPYPHNFFNDSYEVYNADWTPDLFEQFYKRRGYKLEEYLPEFLDESRNDITARIISDYRETISELLQENFTAQWTKWAHVHGSLTRNQAHGSPGNLIDLYATVDVPECEGFGISNFGIKGLRKDSLTVKNFSDLSMLKYASSAAHISGKPYTSSETFTWLTEHFRTSLSQCKPDIDLMFVSGVNHTYFHGTPYSPKDAKWPGWLFYASINMSPTNTIWRDAPAFFQYITRCQSFLQMGKPDNDFLIYLPVYDMWHDQDGRMLAFDIHKMEKRAPKFIEVVHKISESGYDVDYISDQFILNTKCVNGMLQTKGGTKYKAIIIPAVKKMPDNVLAHLISLTEQGAKIIFMENYPKSVPGFSKLNERSLRFSNLLKTLPAVADFKETMNSPLKRGAVITGSDYKKALAETGVVSEDMKTVYGLKCIRRSNESGYHYFISCLQSKDVEAWINLGVNATSAVIYNPLNGESGKAKIRQVNGRTQVYLQIKSGESFLLRTFTKEDVKMADWEYTVSQTVGLTLENNWKLHFEHSEPAIEGTFNIGKVCSWTELDEPKAKVNMGTGVYSVSFTLPTISADEWVLDLGDVRESARVKINGKEVGTLWSVPYIAKVGKFLKQGENHLEIEVTNLSANRIADYDRRGIEWRNFKEINIVDINYKVKKYSDWETVPSGLLGPVKLVPVNYTNK comes from the coding sequence ATGATGATTAAAAGAATATTGTTAATTAGCAGTTTCGCTTCCTTAGGTATTTATTCTACTGCTCAGGAAGTGGCATGGCCTAATATAACAACTGAAGCAAAGCCGGCTGCTCGTTGGTGGTGGTTGGGAAGTGCGGTAGATGAACAAAATCTAACTTATAATCTGGAGGAATATTCCCGTGCAGGTATGGGAACAATGGAAATCACTCCTATTTATGGAGTGAAAGGTAATGAGGCCCATGATCTTAAATTTCTTTCTCCTGTGTGGATGAAGATGCTACGTCACACTGAATCCGAAGCGAAAAGATGTGGTATGCAAATGGATATGAATACTGGTACCGGATGGCCTTTTGGCGGACCGGAAGTGAGCATTGAAGATGCTGCAAGTAAAGTCTTTTTTGAAGAATATAAATTGAATGGCGGCGAACAGCTAAAGGCTACCATTCAGGTTTCTGATGAAAAGCAGAGATCAATAGCTCCTCTTTATCGTTTGATGGCTTTTTCGCAGAAAGGTGAGCGAAAGGATATTACTTCTAAAGTTGATAAACAAGGTAGGCTGAACTGGACAGCTCCGGCAGGTCAGTGGAGGTTGATAGCTGTCTTTAACGGAAAGACACTTCAGAAAGTAAAACGTGCTGCTCCCGGTGGTGAAGGTTATGTGATGAATCATTTTTCATACAAGGCGGTTGCCAATTACCTTCATCGTTTTGATAAAGCATTTGCAGAAACAAAAACACCTTATCCGCATAATTTCTTTAATGATTCTTATGAAGTTTATAATGCAGACTGGACACCGGATCTTTTTGAACAGTTCTATAAGCGACGTGGATATAAGCTGGAAGAGTACCTCCCTGAATTTCTTGATGAGAGTCGCAATGATATAACAGCCCGAATTATTTCTGATTATCGCGAAACAATATCAGAACTATTGCAGGAAAACTTTACTGCTCAGTGGACAAAGTGGGCACATGTTCATGGAAGTCTTACTCGTAACCAGGCTCATGGCTCTCCCGGTAACCTGATAGATCTTTATGCTACTGTTGATGTTCCCGAATGTGAAGGTTTTGGTATCTCAAACTTTGGAATCAAGGGATTAAGAAAAGACTCCTTGACAGTGAAGAACTTCTCTGATTTATCTATGTTGAAGTATGCCTCTTCGGCAGCACACATTTCAGGTAAACCTTATACTTCTTCTGAAACATTTACTTGGCTCACGGAACATTTCCGCACTTCATTGTCACAATGTAAACCGGATATTGATTTGATGTTTGTTTCAGGGGTTAATCATACTTATTTTCATGGAACTCCTTATTCTCCCAAAGATGCAAAGTGGCCGGGATGGTTGTTTTATGCCTCTATTAATATGTCGCCCACGAATACTATCTGGCGGGATGCTCCGGCATTCTTTCAGTACATCACCCGTTGTCAGTCTTTCTTGCAAATGGGTAAACCAGATAACGATTTCCTTATTTATCTGCCTGTTTATGATATGTGGCACGATCAGGATGGCCGTATGCTGGCGTTTGATATCCATAAGATGGAAAAGAGAGCTCCTAAATTTATTGAAGTTGTTCATAAGATAAGTGAGAGCGGATATGATGTAGATTATATTTCTGATCAGTTTATCCTTAACACTAAATGTGTGAATGGCATGCTTCAGACGAAAGGCGGAACAAAATACAAAGCGATTATTATTCCTGCCGTGAAAAAGATGCCGGATAATGTGCTGGCTCATTTAATCAGCCTGACCGAACAAGGTGCAAAGATTATTTTTATGGAGAACTATCCGAAAAGTGTTCCCGGTTTTTCTAAACTTAATGAACGCAGTCTTCGTTTCAGCAACTTACTCAAGACTCTTCCAGCTGTTGCTGATTTTAAAGAAACAATGAACAGTCCTCTTAAGAGAGGTGCAGTTATTACAGGAAGTGACTATAAGAAAGCATTGGCTGAGACCGGTGTTGTTTCAGAAGATATGAAAACGGTTTATGGATTGAAGTGTATTCGTCGCTCCAACGAATCGGGATACCATTATTTTATTTCATGCTTGCAGTCAAAAGATGTTGAGGCTTGGATTAACCTTGGAGTAAATGCTACCTCGGCTGTGATTTATAATCCATTGAATGGTGAAAGTGGAAAAGCAAAGATCAGACAAGTGAATGGTCGTACTCAGGTTTATCTACAGATTAAATCGGGTGAATCTTTCTTGCTGAGGACTTTTACGAAAGAAGATGTAAAAATGGCCGATTGGGAATACACAGTTTCGCAAACAGTGGGTCTAACTCTTGAGAATAACTGGAAACTTCATTTTGAACACAGTGAACCCGCGATAGAAGGCACTTTCAATATTGGAAAGGTGTGTTCATGGACAGAACTTGATGAACCAAAAGCTAAAGTGAATATGGGTACCGGAGTTTACAGTGTAAGCTTCACTTTACCTACTATATCTGCAGATGAATGGGTGCTCGATTTAGGCGATGTTAGAGAAAGTGCTCGTGTTAAAATCAATGGCAAGGAAGTTGGTACACTTTGGTCGGTTCCTTATATTGCTAAAGTTGGAAAATTCCTGAAGCAAGGAGAGAACCATTTAGAGATAGAGGTAACCAATCTGTCAGCTAATCGTATTGCCGATTATGATCGTAGAGGTATAGAATGGAGAAACTTTAAAGAAATAAACATCGTTGATATTAATTATAAAGTAAAGAAATACAGTGACTGGGAAACTGTACCTTCAGGATTATTAGGTCCGGTGAAGTTAGTTCCTGTAAATTATACTAATAAGTAA
- a CDS encoding tetrahydrofolate dehydrogenase/cyclohydrolase catalytic domain-containing protein produces the protein MEAKIIKGDFIKDKIFNEVKSEIAELKARYNKTPGIAFIGFSGVPLSKYVIPLHLQVAEAAGFKVFKEIKADDATEEEMFKLIEEFNNNNNIHAIVLLQPLPVHLNPIRIINKIDRNKEVEGFHPENMLSTLIPDIETNKYPMCLPTALIELFKDAGVQLKKDQEWVFVLDDEFVANPLTNMVVKTAASQAVPHDCSLAIINKNSKNMVDYCKRADILVVVSKNPEYIQAKWIKPGACIVDVYSNLVKEIPSKDNPDRLIPIIRGGVNIYSVKNIASAIVPVPGGVVAVVLPLLLRNALISFKNSLIV, from the coding sequence ATGGAAGCTAAAATCATCAAAGGAGATTTCATTAAAGACAAAATATTTAATGAAGTAAAAAGTGAAATAGCCGAACTCAAAGCAAGATATAATAAAACACCTGGAATTGCATTTATTGGCTTTTCAGGAGTACCTTTATCTAAATATGTTATTCCACTTCATCTTCAAGTAGCCGAAGCTGCAGGATTTAAAGTTTTTAAAGAGATAAAGGCTGATGATGCAACAGAAGAGGAAATGTTTAAATTGATAGAAGAATTTAACAACAACAATAACATACATGCAATTGTCCTTCTGCAACCTTTGCCTGTGCATCTAAATCCAATACGAATTATAAATAAAATAGACCGAAACAAAGAAGTAGAAGGTTTTCATCCCGAAAACATGCTGAGCACTTTAATTCCGGATATCGAAACAAATAAATATCCGATGTGTCTGCCCACTGCCCTAATTGAATTATTCAAAGACGCAGGAGTTCAGTTAAAGAAAGATCAGGAATGGGTTTTTGTTTTAGATGATGAGTTCGTAGCAAACCCATTAACAAACATGGTTGTAAAAACAGCTGCTTCTCAAGCTGTTCCACATGATTGTTCTCTGGCTATCATAAATAAGAACTCTAAAAATATGGTTGATTATTGCAAAAGAGCCGACATTCTAGTTGTTGTGAGTAAGAACCCTGAATATATACAAGCTAAATGGATTAAACCAGGCGCTTGCATTGTCGACGTTTATTCAAATCTGGTGAAAGAAATACCCAGTAAAGATAATCCAGACAGGCTGATACCTATTATCAGGGGTGGCGTTAATATTTATTCAGTTAAGAATATTGCCAGTGCCATTGTTCCTGTTCCCGGTGGAGTGGTTGCTGTTGTCCTGCCTTTGCTATTGCGTAACGCGCTTATTTCATTTAAGAATAGCTTAATAGTTTAA
- a CDS encoding DUF6064 family protein, with the protein MEIFWNTIAQYNAGTWIYQIIISIIAIALTITLFRRPTKMIKYAMKIFLAFLNAWIAIVYYFIYCEPRSFNNVFAIFWGIMVLFWLYDLLISHTPFERTHKYDKLSILLCLLPLIYPLFSLVRGLHFPMMTSPVMPCSVAVFTIGLLLAFSKKVNIFLVLFLTHWALIGFTKVYFFKIPEDFLLASSSVPALYLFFKEYVNSNLHKSTQPKEKIINLLLITLCCIIGMIFTVTMISELCKA; encoded by the coding sequence ATGGAAATTTTCTGGAATACAATTGCCCAATATAACGCCGGAACCTGGATCTATCAGATAATAATATCAATTATCGCAATTGCATTAACAATCACTTTATTCAGGCGCCCTACAAAGATGATTAAATATGCCATGAAAATTTTTCTCGCATTTCTTAATGCATGGATTGCCATAGTTTACTATTTCATCTATTGTGAACCGAGAAGCTTTAATAATGTTTTTGCTATATTCTGGGGAATAATGGTTCTTTTCTGGCTATACGATTTACTTATCAGCCATACGCCTTTTGAGCGAACACACAAATATGACAAACTATCTATATTACTTTGCCTGCTTCCATTAATTTATCCACTATTCTCATTAGTCAGGGGTCTTCATTTTCCAATGATGACATCACCTGTAATGCCTTGCTCCGTGGCGGTATTTACAATAGGATTGTTGCTGGCATTTTCAAAGAAAGTAAATATCTTCTTAGTTCTCTTCCTCACTCACTGGGCATTGATTGGTTTTACAAAAGTATATTTCTTTAAGATACCCGAAGACTTTCTCTTAGCCAGTTCATCTGTTCCGGCACTCTATCTTTTCTTTAAAGAATACGTTAATTCTAATCTGCACAAGTCAACCCAACCAAAAGAAAAGATTATCAATCTGTTATTGATAACATTATGCTGCATCATCGGTATGATATTTACCGTAACCATGATAAGCGAATTATGTAAGGCATAG
- a CDS encoding mannose-1-phosphate guanylyltransferase, whose amino-acid sequence MTNNNNYCVIMGGGIGSRFWPFSRKSLPKQFLDFFGTGRSLLQQTYDRFSKIIPAENIFIVTNDLYFSLVQEQLPQLSPKQILLEPTRRNTAPCIAWASYHIHALNPNANIVVAPSDHLILKESEFLEAVEKGFKFASESCKLVTLGIKPNRPETGYGYIQVDEQRDGDFCKVKTFTEKPELELAKVFVESGEFYWNSGLFIWNVNCIIKAFNELLPELVAKLTADENVYGTEKEKAFIDEYFPACPNISIDFGIMEKADNVFVLVGDFGWSDLGTWGSLYDLSPKDKDKNVALKCDTLMYNSKDNIVVMPEGKLAVIQDLEGYLIAESDNVLLICKKDEEHAIRKFVTDAQLKMGEDYI is encoded by the coding sequence ATGACAAACAACAATAATTATTGTGTAATCATGGGTGGAGGTATTGGAAGCCGTTTTTGGCCTTTCAGCCGCAAAAGTCTCCCCAAACAATTCCTTGATTTCTTTGGAACAGGTCGCTCTCTACTTCAGCAAACATACGACCGCTTCAGCAAAATTATACCTGCAGAAAACATCTTTATTGTTACAAATGACTTATACTTTTCATTGGTTCAGGAACAACTTCCACAGCTGTCTCCCAAGCAAATTCTTTTAGAACCAACTCGCAGAAACACAGCACCTTGCATTGCTTGGGCATCATACCATATTCACGCATTAAATCCAAATGCAAATATCGTAGTAGCACCTTCTGATCACCTTATATTAAAAGAAAGTGAATTTCTGGAGGCAGTTGAGAAAGGCTTCAAATTTGCATCCGAATCATGCAAACTGGTTACTTTGGGAATTAAACCGAACAGACCGGAAACAGGATACGGGTATATACAAGTTGACGAGCAAAGAGATGGTGACTTCTGTAAGGTAAAAACATTTACAGAAAAACCGGAGTTGGAATTAGCAAAGGTTTTTGTTGAGAGTGGAGAGTTTTATTGGAACTCCGGACTATTCATTTGGAACGTAAACTGCATTATAAAAGCATTCAATGAGCTTCTTCCTGAACTAGTAGCCAAATTAACTGCAGATGAGAACGTTTATGGAACAGAGAAAGAAAAAGCTTTTATTGATGAATATTTTCCGGCATGTCCAAATATCTCAATTGACTTTGGTATCATGGAGAAAGCAGACAATGTTTTTGTTTTAGTTGGTGACTTTGGATGGTCTGATCTTGGAACATGGGGATCACTATACGATCTTTCTCCAAAAGATAAAGATAAAAATGTTGCTCTAAAATGTGACACGCTGATGTACAACAGTAAAGACAATATAGTTGTAATGCCGGAAGGAAAGTTAGCTGTAATACAAGACCTGGAAGGTTATTTGATTGCCGAATCAGATAATGTATTGCTGATCTGCAAGAAAGATGAGGAGCATGCTATCCGTAAATTTGTAACTGACGCCCAGTTAAAAATGGGTGAAGATTATATTTAA
- a CDS encoding glycoside hydrolase family 88 protein, whose translation MKRQISFLFSFLLLIACSVKINATVKLPSIFSDNMVLQENTQVSIWGKASANEKITVTNSWNFKRYVTTADADGRWTLKINTPRAAKDQKITVRGENVIQINNVLIGEVWLCSGQSNMEFQVSKAEGWRTGMLNETEEMKDADYPEIRLFHVEHQLAHQGPVDDCVGHWVVCNPANLKDFSAVGFVFGRKLHKDLKVPVGLIQSTWGGTHAESWTKMGVMENDPLYADVLDKFALKNVKIEKNYCKVPATLWNGMINPILPYTIKGTIWYQGESNSDRFEKYQSVFTNMINSWRAEWKQPDMPFYFVQIAPQYKQPAGIREAQLKTWQSVKNTGMAVITDAGDSTDIHPRNKRVTGERLASWSLAKSYGKKCAYSGPLYKSMKKSGNKIVLSFDYVEDGLNSKGEVLKGFFISGTDRRFYPAKAIIVNNKVEVSAPEVLDPVAVRYGWGFFFRVNLFNNAGFPASPFRTDNFQDDTYARRFADSEMRRFPHAWQLDHGTKPFWGYAQGVGCCAMLKMWKLTGDKRYFKYVKEFADSLINDKGEITLYDKSTYNIDYVNSGKVLFDLYKETGNQKYKLAMDVLIRQLKDQPRTLEGGYWHKLTYQHQIWLDGIYMASPFMAQYGAEFGKPEWIDEAVKQIILCHNHTFDAKTGLYYHAWDESKSQRWANPETGLSPNFWGRSIGWYFMAMVDALDYIPTDHAGRATLIGYIQGLADALPNYQDKNGLWYQVLDQPKREGNFPEASVTTQFMYAYAKAVNKGYIDKKYRVYAEKAFEGLKNKLIIENGDGTLTLTRCCQVGGLGGNPYRDGSFEYYIGEKMRDNDAKATGPYIMGCIELGQ comes from the coding sequence ATGAAAAGACAAATCTCTTTTTTATTTTCTTTTTTATTATTAATTGCTTGCTCTGTTAAGATCAATGCAACAGTCAAACTTCCTTCCATATTCTCAGACAATATGGTGCTGCAGGAAAATACTCAGGTAAGCATTTGGGGAAAGGCTTCTGCAAACGAGAAGATCACAGTAACCAATTCATGGAACTTTAAAAGATATGTAACCACTGCTGATGCTGATGGCAGATGGACGCTGAAGATTAATACTCCAAGAGCAGCAAAAGATCAGAAAATTACTGTAAGAGGTGAAAATGTTATTCAGATTAATAATGTCCTGATTGGTGAGGTGTGGCTTTGCTCGGGACAATCTAATATGGAGTTTCAGGTTTCCAAGGCTGAGGGTTGGAGAACCGGTATGCTGAATGAAACAGAAGAAATGAAAGATGCTGATTATCCTGAAATTCGTCTTTTCCATGTGGAGCATCAACTGGCTCATCAGGGTCCGGTAGATGATTGTGTAGGACATTGGGTGGTTTGTAATCCTGCCAACCTTAAAGATTTCTCTGCAGTGGGATTTGTTTTTGGCCGTAAACTTCATAAAGATCTTAAAGTTCCTGTAGGATTAATTCAGTCTACCTGGGGTGGAACTCATGCTGAGTCATGGACAAAGATGGGTGTGATGGAAAATGATCCTTTGTATGCAGATGTGCTTGATAAATTTGCTTTGAAGAATGTTAAGATAGAGAAGAATTATTGCAAGGTGCCTGCCACTTTATGGAATGGAATGATTAATCCAATTCTTCCTTATACAATAAAAGGTACTATCTGGTATCAGGGTGAATCAAACTCGGATCGTTTTGAAAAATATCAGTCGGTATTTACCAATATGATTAATAGCTGGCGTGCTGAATGGAAACAACCGGACATGCCTTTCTATTTTGTGCAGATTGCTCCTCAGTATAAACAACCAGCAGGAATTCGTGAAGCTCAGTTAAAGACATGGCAATCTGTTAAAAATACAGGTATGGCTGTTATTACTGATGCCGGTGATTCTACCGATATTCATCCACGTAACAAACGTGTAACAGGCGAACGTCTTGCATCATGGTCTTTGGCAAAATCTTACGGAAAGAAATGTGCTTATTCAGGACCACTTTATAAATCAATGAAGAAGTCGGGTAATAAGATTGTTCTTTCTTTCGATTATGTAGAAGATGGACTTAACTCAAAAGGTGAAGTACTGAAAGGGTTCTTCATTTCGGGTACCGACAGACGTTTTTATCCTGCTAAAGCTATAATTGTAAACAATAAGGTGGAGGTTTCTGCTCCGGAAGTATTGGATCCTGTTGCTGTACGTTATGGATGGGGCTTTTTCTTCCGTGTAAACTTATTTAATAATGCAGGTTTTCCTGCTTCTCCTTTCCGCACAGATAATTTTCAGGACGATACATACGCCCGACGTTTTGCCGATTCTGAAATGAGACGCTTTCCTCACGCATGGCAATTAGATCATGGAACGAAACCTTTCTGGGGTTATGCTCAGGGTGTAGGTTGCTGCGCCATGCTTAAAATGTGGAAACTTACGGGTGATAAACGCTATTTTAAATATGTAAAAGAGTTTGCAGACTCTCTTATTAACGATAAAGGTGAAATTACTTTGTATGATAAGTCAACTTACAATATTGACTATGTAAACTCTGGCAAAGTACTGTTCGATCTATATAAAGAAACCGGCAACCAGAAGTATAAACTTGCCATGGATGTTCTTATCAGACAATTAAAAGATCAACCAAGAACTCTTGAGGGAGGCTATTGGCATAAGCTGACTTATCAACATCAGATTTGGCTGGATGGTATTTATATGGCATCTCCTTTTATGGCTCAGTATGGTGCTGAATTTGGTAAGCCCGAATGGATTGATGAAGCTGTTAAGCAAATCATTCTTTGTCATAATCATACTTTTGATGCTAAAACCGGACTTTACTACCATGCCTGGGACGAGAGCAAGTCTCAACGTTGGGCAAATCCTGAAACCGGACTTTCTCCTAACTTCTGGGGAAGAAGCATTGGCTGGTATTTCATGGCTATGGTCGATGCACTCGATTATATTCCTACTGATCATGCCGGTCGTGCTACTCTTATTGGCTATATTCAAGGATTGGCAGATGCGCTTCCTAATTATCAGGACAAGAATGGATTGTGGTATCAGGTTCTTGATCAGCCAAAGCGTGAAGGTAATTTCCCCGAAGCATCTGTTACTACTCAATTTATGTATGCTTATGCAAAGGCTGTGAATAAAGGATACATTGATAAAAAATACCGCGTTTATGCTGAAAAGGCTTTTGAAGGTTTGAAAAATAAGCTGATTATTGAGAATGGAGATGGAACGCTGACTCTTACCCGGTGCTGTCAGGTAGGAGGATTAGGTGGAAACCCTTATCGCGATGGAAGCTTTGAATATTATATTGGCGAGAAAATGCGCGATAATGATGCCAAAGCTACCGGCCCTTACATTATGGGCTGCATAGAATTGGGACAATAA
- a CDS encoding 3-hydroxyacyl-CoA dehydrogenase NAD-binding domain-containing protein, whose amino-acid sequence MVYTKPTNYKERPIVIIGAGTLGMRIALMMATRDGEVRIYDPSSEQRNKANDFIQQQLPGLLTKFPGRSKGKVVLFDNLSKAVENAWIIFEAIPEKLELKKDLFGNLDRLAPIDAILASNSSSFPTSLFIDQVSESGKTRVVNAHFYMPPIQNAIEIMSCGFSDQAVIETLMDILPAYGGLVPFKVQKESVGFIFNRVWAAIKRECLDVVAAGISTPEDVDRIFMVNTGIPIGPFREMDQIGLDVILEIEEYYATLNPSLPTGPRELLRKYISQGKLGVKSRCGFYSYTS is encoded by the coding sequence ATGGTTTACACGAAACCAACAAACTATAAAGAAAGACCAATTGTAATTATTGGAGCTGGAACATTAGGAATGCGCATCGCTTTGATGATGGCAACCAGGGATGGTGAAGTCAGAATTTACGACCCTTCCTCAGAGCAACGAAACAAAGCAAATGACTTCATCCAACAGCAATTACCCGGTTTACTAACTAAGTTCCCAGGCAGAAGCAAAGGTAAAGTTGTGCTTTTTGACAACCTCTCTAAAGCCGTAGAAAATGCTTGGATTATATTTGAAGCTATACCGGAAAAACTGGAACTAAAAAAAGATCTTTTCGGTAACCTTGATAGGCTTGCTCCAATTGATGCTATCTTGGCAAGCAATTCTTCATCATTCCCAACCAGCCTATTTATAGATCAGGTCAGTGAAAGCGGAAAAACAAGAGTTGTAAATGCACATTTTTATATGCCACCCATCCAGAATGCGATAGAGATTATGAGCTGCGGTTTCTCTGATCAGGCAGTAATAGAAACTTTGATGGATATTTTGCCAGCCTATGGAGGGCTGGTTCCGTTTAAAGTTCAAAAGGAAAGTGTTGGTTTTATCTTCAACAGGGTTTGGGCAGCTATAAAAAGAGAATGTCTGGATGTTGTTGCCGCAGGTATATCAACACCTGAGGATGTTGACCGTATCTTTATGGTAAATACCGGCATTCCAATCGGCCCTTTTCGTGAAATGGATCAAATAGGGCTTGACGTAATTCTTGAGATTGAAGAATACTATGCTACACTAAATCCTTCACTGCCAACAGGTCCAAGAGAATTGCTACGTAAATACATCTCACAGGGAAAACTTGGTGTTAAGAGTAGGTGTGGTTTCTATTCATACACTTCCTGA